A single Ctenopharyngodon idella isolate HZGC_01 chromosome 22, HZGC01, whole genome shotgun sequence DNA region contains:
- the irak1bp1 gene encoding interleukin-1 receptor-associated kinase 1-binding protein 1 homolog yields MAHSPSRVFAAVSTTAGDVYRDENESVFNRGRKQTPLHTQSNVRVVQVTGCAELSCPPDRATVTISVKNSKENVNDVTNSVTRRLEYILQTARQHDVKEENITVAKHLQREEELFHMQAEVLLVFSDFEKMQSARSVLIEKLDKSVCVGDPYYSHSAESLNLLRRRVCLEAVDNARLKASEACGILGQALGRPLLVREEESQEWTSGQHEVTGSPLTLHQRTGVTLVSASSRVFVTFELRPKDSNRRKF; encoded by the exons ATGGCGCACAGCCCGTCTCGTGTCTTTGCTGCAGTTTCAACGACTGCTGGTGATGTTTACCGAGACGAAAACGAGTCGGTGTTCAATCGGGGCCGCAAGCAAACACCTTTACACACTCAAAGCAACGTAAGAGTGGTTCAGGTGACGGGCTGTGCGGAGTTATCGTGTCCTCCGGACCGCGCGACCGTTACAATCAGCGTCAAAAACAGTAAAGAAAATGTTAACGACGTGACTAACAGCGTTACGCGAAGACTGGAATACATACTACAGACTGCAAGACAACATGATGTCAAG GAAGAAAACATCACTGTGGCCAAGCATTTACAAAGAGAGGAGGAGCTCTTCCACATGCAAGCCGAG GTGCTTCTTGTGTTTTCAGACTTTGAGAAGATGCAGAGTGCACGCTCAGTTTTGATTGAAAAACTAGACAAAAGCGTGTGTGTTGGTGACCCTTACTACAGTCACAGTGCTGAAAGCCTCAATTTGTTAAG GCGGCGAGTATGTTTGGAAGCTGTGGACAACGCTCGGCTAAAAGCCAGTGAGGCGTGTGGCATTCTGGGACAAGCTCTGGGACGCCCGCTGCTTGTACGCGAGGAGGAATCACAAGAGTGGACCagcggtcagcatgaagtcactGGCTCTCCTCTAACACTACATCAGAGGACTGGGGTTACATTAGTCTCTGCCTCGTCACGTGTGTTTGTGACCTTTGAATTGCGACCAAAGGACAGCAACAGGAGgaaattttga